GGTCAGAGAAATCGGACTGATCGATCATAAGACCAAGTATGCACACTACAAAGGGGGTCTCGTGAAATACGGAGAAGCCTTATTCTTCGTAACTGACGAAAGATTGCAGGCAATCGCTCCCTATCGTAAATGGGAATTCAAAAGTAAAATCAAAGTAGAAGAGTAATTCTTCCGTATCTTTTCCGAGCTTTCGAGCTCGGAAAATGAGATTCGTCTTTCCACTTTTCCTCTCTTCCAAAACACTTCTTCTTTGTAAGCAATACGTAAGTTCTGTCCGAAAGAACTTCTCCATTTCTATCCCCGGCTTTGAATCCAAGCTCTTATCACAATTCTCAAAAGTTTATTTTGTAAATTCTTCCACCTTTGTTTTGGAGAATTCTTAGGGAAGTTTTGTTTTTCTAATCAAGAGAAGAAGAGAATGATTCCTTCGAGAGACGAGAAACGAAAAGATCGGCAATCAACGGAGAATCGGAATTTTTTAGCGGATCAGATTTACGATCAGATTCAGCTTTTCGGAAACGGTGATCACGTCTTGCACTCGATTCTTATCCACAAGAACCGCAGTAGGACCGATTTCGTCGAGGACGATCTTCTTTCCTTTGATCTGACCAAGTAAGAGTTCCATCGTGTTCTGATCTTTGGTGCGAACCAGAACGCAGTCTTCCGTGATATCCACAACCGGAAGATTTCCACCCCAGTCTTCTAGTAAGAAGAGAAGGTTTTGTGCGAGATCGGCCTTGCTGGAAGTTTTTAAGAAATCAATGAATTCAGCCGGTTTGTATCCGAGAAGAATTCCCAATTGGAACGCTTCTTTTGTAAGAACAAACGTATAAACCCGATCGTAATCCTTGAGTTCGGTAAAAGCTTTGAGAAGATGAAGCCCGTGAATGGAGACCCGATCCGGAAACGCGATGATCGTAAAGTCCGGGTTGATCGTGATTCCGCCCTTTTCGGTCTTGTGAGACAATTCTCCCGTTTGGAAAAAGTATTCTCCCAGTTTGGAAAGGGTTAAAAAACGATTCGGATATTCGATTTCCAAAAGTCCGAAAAGATGAAGATAGAAGATTCCACTCATGATTTCCTTACGGAGTTCCGCGAGGTCGGATTGAAAATTCTTCGTTCTAAATCCCGGAGAAAGAATCATGTGTTCCCGAATGATATTGGAAAAGATCACGGAAAGATGAATTCGTTTTGCCTTGATGATCAGACTCACACACTTATCCAGGATGAGTTTATCGTAGAAAGGCATCTCGGTCGCGGTAAACACTTCCGCGGGAATGACACGTTTCATTCTCGCTTCGTTGACTTCGTGCACGACGAGTTTCATAATTTCAAAAATATCTTTTTCGTTAAAACCGCTTACGTCCCCTTTCAGAACGATATTCTCACCTTTGATGTCCACGAGGTTCAAAAGTTTGAGAACGGGTAGAATGAGTTCCATCTGATAGATCTGGCTCTTTTCGGGAAAGATTCCGATATCCGGATTGAGAAGTTCTTGTTCCGTTCTTTTGTGATCGGCTTGTTTTACCTTTCCCGACTTTGCAAGAACGAGTCCCTTACGGCTGATGTAAGAAATCAATTTCTTTGTGTTGAGAAAGAAATCGAGATCGTTGGCCGCGAGTTTTTCAGTTCTTTGTTTGGTTCCTTTTTTTACGGAAGGAAGAATCGGATGGGTTTGAACGTATTTTAGAATTTCATCAGGAATCGCAAAAACGCGAACGAACTTTTCGTCGACGAAACAGACGTCTACGACCATTCCCTTTGCGATCAGCGAAGGAACTACTTGTTCGTATTTTCCACGGCTCGTTACCACGTAACTGCGAATGTCTTCCGCTTCGGAAACTCCTCCGCTGAGGTAGATTCTGACAAGAGTGTCTCTTTCCAAATCCGCGAGTGATTGCAGATTGAGATCGATTCCTTCTTCGGAAGTTGCGATAGAATAGAATTTCTTAACAGAGTCGACTTGTTTCGGAGACTTTACGGCCACCTTCCACTCGTCCGCGATTTCGGTCGTCTTTTTACGATCGAGAACTTTCTCTAAGGAAATCTTGTATTTATCCCCTTTGAGATTCTGATCCAGAGGAACGAGGTCCGCGATCTCTTCAAACGCATGATATTTATCTAAATTGTTTGTGAGTCTCTCGCGATTCTTTCTCTGATAAACGAGCTGGTATTTGCGGAGGAGATTGAGCTCCATCTCGACGTTGATCGGAGGAATGTTCACTTTGCGTGAAATTTCACCCAAGGTCAGAACGTTTTTATTCTTGAGAATGCTTGTGTAGATCGTAACCTGAAGTTGAGTGAGTTTTTCTAAAACCCCTTTCAGGTAAAATTCATCCTGAAAAATCTCGTAGAGATAAGTTACGTTTTTATTTTTTTCTTTATAAGGAAGTTTTACTAGATTCCAGAGGGTGGCGACTTTCTTCAGGTCGTTGAGTTCAAGTTTATCGAGTTCCTGAAGTAATACTGAATCGCTACTCATAGAGAAGATACGCCCGCGGAGGTGTATTTTATCTAGCCATATTCAGAATTTAGCTTCGTTCGTAAACAAAAAAGCAGTTTCCTCTCGCAAACAAACGCTCATTTTTTAAACTTCCTTTCTGTAGTTGTCTTTTCCAAGGAAGTTCAAAACCTTTGTGAATATGGCCGGATTTTTTGATTCCCTGAAAATGGGTTTTGGCGGTGCCTCCCGTATCTTAAACAGCGGTTTTGTATTCTCTACAAGAACGCTCCTTCTCTTAAAAGATCTCGCATTGGGAGGAGGTTCCTTGGAAACCTTTCCCATCCGACTCCGGGAAGCCTTTGAAGACCTCGGAGCGACTTATATCAAATTAGGTCAGTTTATCGCTTCCGCCCCCTCTTTGTTTCCGGACGAGTTTGTGACCGAGATGCAAAAGTGTCTGGACTCGATCCGGCCGATTCCCTACTCCACAGTCGAAAAAATCATCCGCAAGGAACTCGGCGGCCAACTCACGGATCACTTTTACAGCGTGGAACCGATTCCGATCGCCTCGGCTTCGATCGCACAAGTGCACGCGGCCGTAACCAAAGACGGGCTCGACGTCGTAATCAAGGTGCAAAGACCCGATATCGAATCCACGTTGTCGGCGGATCTGAATCTCATCTACTTTGCTTCCGTTCTTTTTGAAAGGTTTGCTCCGGGTTTAAGCAAGTCCGGAATCTCGGACATGGTTGAACAGTTCCAAAGTTCTATATTAGAAGAAATTGATTTTTATAAAGAAGCCGACAACATAGAAGAATTTGAAAGAGAACTTCTTTCAATGGGAGAAACCAGAGCAAGAGTTCCGAAAGTTTACAGAGAACTTTCGACGAAGAAAATTCTTACGATGGAACGTTTTTACGGAGCTCCGATCACTGACGAACAATCAATCCGAAGATATTCTTCCGATCCTCAAAAAACTCTGACCGAAGCCCTCGAGATCTGGTTTTCAACTCTCGCGAGAAACGGCTTTTTTCACGCGGACGTACATGCAGGAAATCTAATGATTCTTCGGGACGGAACCGTAGGTTTTATCGACTTCGGCATCGTAGGAAGAATTTCACCTCGGGTCTGGGAAGGTCTGATGATCTTCCTAGAGGGTCTCAGCCTCAATCGAACCGAAAAGATCGCGAAGGGTTTGATCCAGATGGATTCCACCGCAAAGGGAGTGGACGAGAAAAAACTTTCCAAAGATTTGGAAGCCGTTTTCTCCCGTATGACGGAGATGGTCATGAAACTGCAGATGGGAGATCTGGAATCTCTGGATGATAAAAAACTTAACGCGATCCTTTTTGAGTTTCGAGAAATTTCCCTTCGAAACGGACTCAAGATCCCGAAAGAATTCGGACTTCTCATAAAACAAATCTTATACTTTGATCGATACGTAAAGACGATGGCGCCCGACATCGATTTGATTCGGGACAGAGAAAAATTTCTTATATGACCTTTTTGTTAAACGAATTGAAAAAGGGCCAAAGCGCCTCTATAGTATCCCTCATCCACGAACCCGGAAAAGAAGATCTTTTTCGAAACATTCTGGACATCGGTCTTTTGCCCGGAATTAAGGTTTACGTTTTGGAAAAATATTCATCTCAGAAAAAAATCATTCTCAGAGCCGGCGACGTGGAAATCGCGATTCGAGAAGGGGAAGCGGAATTGATCCGAATAGGAGACGTCACCGATGGGTCATTCTAATATAGATTCTAGTTCAAAAACCGCTCGGATCGTCATGGCGGGAAATCCAAACTGCGGTAAAACTACCCTCTTCAATCGCCTAACAGGCCTTAGACAAAAAACCGGAAACTATCACGGGGTCACCGTGGAAAAGGCGGAAGGAATTTTAGGCCACGGAGAAAATTCCATGAGGGTCTTGGATCTTCCGGGTGCGTTTAGCCTCGGAGGGAACGCGGAAGACAAACAAGTCACGAGTCGGGTTCTTATCAGTCACGAAGAAGGAGATCGGGTTCTGTTTGTGATGGACGCTTCTCTCGCGGAAAGGTCTCTACAGTTCCTTCTTCAAATCTTAGAATTGAACGTTCCCGTTTTAGTCGCAGTGACGATGAAAGACGTCTTGGAAAAGAAAAGGGTCAGTCTGGACCTCGACGTCCTTTCCCGCGAGTTCGGAATTTTATTTCAATACGTAAATCCAAAAAAAGGGGAAGGAATCAAAGAGCTAAAAAGTCTTCTTGTTTCACCGGGAGCCTTTCGTCTTCCGATCAAATCCTTTCAGTGGGACGACGAACGTGAAAAATTCGTCCATCGTCTTTTAAAATCATTCTCTTCGGAAGATTCAAATTCTCTAAAGTTCGTTTTGATAAACTCGCTCAAGGAACTTTCCGGAGAAACCTTACAAAAGGGTTTGCCCGCTCTTTCTCTTCTTCCCGAAGAATCTCGAACCTTTGTAAGGGAACAGTTCGAAAATTCCAATTTAAAGTTTACTTATTTGGAAGAATTGACTCAGAAATCGATCTATATCAAAAAAATATTGGGTTCCGCTGTTTCGGGGACTTCGCTTAACAACGAAAGAATTCTTTCCAGAGTGGATCGAATTCTTCTCCATCCGTTTTGGGGAGTCGTTTCCTTTTTGGGTATCATGGCTCTTGTATTTCAGGCTTTGTTTACCTGGTCGGAAATTCCTATGGACTGGATCGAATCCACGGTTCAGAGCGTGGGAACTTTTGTAGGAGCTTACTTTGCGGAAGGACCTCTGCGATCGCTCGTACAAGAAGGGATCATTGGAGGCGTAGGAGCCGTTCTTGTATTCATTCCTCAGATCAGCCTTTTGTTTTTCTTTATCGGAATCTTGGAAGAAACGGGTTATATCGCAAGGGCTTCCTTTGTGATGGATCGTTTTATGAGTAAGTTCGGGCTTTCTGGAAAATCCTTTATCCCACTTTTATCTTCCGCTGCCTGTGCGGTCCCCGCGATTATGGGAACGAGA
This is a stretch of genomic DNA from Leptospira tipperaryensis. It encodes these proteins:
- a CDS encoding helicase → MSSDSVLLQELDKLELNDLKKVATLWNLVKLPYKEKNKNVTYLYEIFQDEFYLKGVLEKLTQLQVTIYTSILKNKNVLTLGEISRKVNIPPINVEMELNLLRKYQLVYQRKNRERLTNNLDKYHAFEEIADLVPLDQNLKGDKYKISLEKVLDRKKTTEIADEWKVAVKSPKQVDSVKKFYSIATSEEGIDLNLQSLADLERDTLVRIYLSGGVSEAEDIRSYVVTSRGKYEQVVPSLIAKGMVVDVCFVDEKFVRVFAIPDEILKYVQTHPILPSVKKGTKQRTEKLAANDLDFFLNTKKLISYISRKGLVLAKSGKVKQADHKRTEQELLNPDIGIFPEKSQIYQMELILPVLKLLNLVDIKGENIVLKGDVSGFNEKDIFEIMKLVVHEVNEARMKRVIPAEVFTATEMPFYDKLILDKCVSLIIKAKRIHLSVIFSNIIREHMILSPGFRTKNFQSDLAELRKEIMSGIFYLHLFGLLEIEYPNRFLTLSKLGEYFFQTGELSHKTEKGGITINPDFTIIAFPDRVSIHGLHLLKAFTELKDYDRVYTFVLTKEAFQLGILLGYKPAEFIDFLKTSSKADLAQNLLFLLEDWGGNLPVVDITEDCVLVRTKDQNTMELLLGQIKGKKIVLDEIGPTAVLVDKNRVQDVITVSEKLNLIVNLIR
- a CDS encoding ABC1 kinase family protein; this translates as MAGFFDSLKMGFGGASRILNSGFVFSTRTLLLLKDLALGGGSLETFPIRLREAFEDLGATYIKLGQFIASAPSLFPDEFVTEMQKCLDSIRPIPYSTVEKIIRKELGGQLTDHFYSVEPIPIASASIAQVHAAVTKDGLDVVIKVQRPDIESTLSADLNLIYFASVLFERFAPGLSKSGISDMVEQFQSSILEEIDFYKEADNIEEFERELLSMGETRARVPKVYRELSTKKILTMERFYGAPITDEQSIRRYSSDPQKTLTEALEIWFSTLARNGFFHADVHAGNLMILRDGTVGFIDFGIVGRISPRVWEGLMIFLEGLSLNRTEKIAKGLIQMDSTAKGVDEKKLSKDLEAVFSRMTEMVMKLQMGDLESLDDKKLNAILFEFREISLRNGLKIPKEFGLLIKQILYFDRYVKTMAPDIDLIRDREKFLI
- a CDS encoding FeoA family protein, with the translated sequence MTFLLNELKKGQSASIVSLIHEPGKEDLFRNILDIGLLPGIKVYVLEKYSSQKKIILRAGDVEIAIREGEAELIRIGDVTDGSF
- the feoB gene encoding ferrous iron transport protein B: MGHSNIDSSSKTARIVMAGNPNCGKTTLFNRLTGLRQKTGNYHGVTVEKAEGILGHGENSMRVLDLPGAFSLGGNAEDKQVTSRVLISHEEGDRVLFVMDASLAERSLQFLLQILELNVPVLVAVTMKDVLEKKRVSLDLDVLSREFGILFQYVNPKKGEGIKELKSLLVSPGAFRLPIKSFQWDDEREKFVHRLLKSFSSEDSNSLKFVLINSLKELSGETLQKGLPALSLLPEESRTFVREQFENSNLKFTYLEELTQKSIYIKKILGSAVSGTSLNNERILSRVDRILLHPFWGVVSFLGIMALVFQALFTWSEIPMDWIESTVQSVGTFVGAYFAEGPLRSLVQEGIIGGVGAVLVFIPQISLLFFFIGILEETGYIARASFVMDRFMSKFGLSGKSFIPLLSSAACAVPAIMGTRTIENKADRITTILVSPLITCSARYPVYILVIGAIFPAGALWGIFSIKALALLSLFLLGMIASMLAALVFKKTFFRSDSSYFLMELPAYNTPSLKSLGITVFKKLKAFLTTAGKLILFISILLWFLANYPRIDSSQFPNATEAEVKKIQIRESYAGEMGKFMEPVLKPIGFDWKMGIGIITSFAAREVMVSTLSIIYGVGGEESEDDLKEAIRKDVDEEGKPVWGLRNSVSLLLFFAFACQCMSTLAVVKKETNSMFWPLFLFGYMTILAYTVSFIVFQAWNLFS